In one window of Rhinoderma darwinii isolate aRhiDar2 chromosome 7, aRhiDar2.hap1, whole genome shotgun sequence DNA:
- the BHLHE40 gene encoding class E basic helix-loop-helix protein 40 isoform X1: MERIPSAQPPPACLERSASLSGMDFSHMYPVFKTRKGLKRCEDGKQETYKLPHRLIEKKRRDRINECISQLKDLLPEHLKLTTLGHLEKAVVLELTLKHVQSLSNLIEQQQQQILTLQKGGSSMGSKASGEEMFRSGFQLCAEEALRFLQGGEKRELVAHLHRVASDLSHSPSRVTKVDEKPSPKAQATNCVPVIRRAAPLQSGEQSGTDTDTDSGYGGEVDKIDSNQEQGGVIKEDHSGSPTLSRVIKQEHEQSPRKRPRLETADGDPRFDSNDLPSVGSYPAHPPFCFPFYLIPPTPSAYLPMLEKCWYPGSMPMLYPSLSQSGLLSQESVPQIHSPAMPTMDSSALLQALKQVPTVGADPKD; the protein is encoded by the exons ATGGAGAGAATCCCCAGTGCCCAGCCTCCGCCTGCTTGTCTGGAAAGATCTGCCTCCTTGTCTGG GATGGATTTTTCCCACATGTATCCAGTCTTCAAAACCAGGAAAGGTCTGAAGCGATGTGAGGATGGAAAG CAGGAAACTTACAAGCTCCCTCACCGACTTATTGAGAAGAAAAGACGTGACCGGATTAATGAATGTATTTCCCAACTCAAAGACCTCCTGCCGGAGCACCTCAAGCTTACG ACGCTCGGACATCTTGAGAAAGCCGTGGTGCTGGAACTGACCCTTAAACATGTGCAGTCCTTATCAAACCTGATCgagcagcaacagcagcagatCCTAACACTTCAGAAGG gtGGTTCATCCATGGGCAGTAAAGCCTCAGGAGAGGAGATGTTCCGATCAGGGTTCCAGCTCTGTGCAGAAGAAGCTCTGAGATTCCTACAAGGAGGAGAGAAGCGTGAACTTGTAGCTCATCTCCATCGTGTGGCCTCTGATCTCAGCCACAGTCCCTCCAGAGTTACCAAAGTGGATGAAAAACCCAGTCCTAAAGCTCAGGCCACCAACTGCGTCCCTGTGATTCGTCGCGCTGCCCCCCTTCAATCCGGAGAGCAGAGTGGCACCGACACGGACACTGACAGCGGGTACGGAGGAGAAGTGGATAAGATAGATTCCAATCAGGAACAAGGGGGTGTCATTAAAGAAGACCACTCTGGATCCCCGACCCTAAGCAGGGTCATCAAGCAGGAACATGAGCAAAGCCCAAGAAAACGGCCAAGGCTGGAGACTGCTGATGGTGACCCCAGATTCGACAGCAACGACCTTCCTTCAGTGGGGTCTTACCCTGCTCATCCACCGTTTTGTTTCCCCTTTTATTTGATACCCCCTACACCCTCTGCCTATCTGCCCATGCTGGAAAAATGTTGGTACCCTGGATCTATGCCTATGTTATATCCCAGCTTATCTCAGTCTGGACTGCTGAGCCAAGAAAGCGTCCCACAAATTCACTCCCCAGCAATGCCAACCATGGACTCCTCTGCCTTACTACAAGCACTTAAACAGGTACCCACAGTGGGTGCAGATCCCAAGGACTGA
- the BHLHE40 gene encoding class E basic helix-loop-helix protein 40 isoform X2 gives MERIPSAQPPPACLERSASLSGMDFSHMYPVFKTRKGLKRCEDGKETYKLPHRLIEKKRRDRINECISQLKDLLPEHLKLTTLGHLEKAVVLELTLKHVQSLSNLIEQQQQQILTLQKGGSSMGSKASGEEMFRSGFQLCAEEALRFLQGGEKRELVAHLHRVASDLSHSPSRVTKVDEKPSPKAQATNCVPVIRRAAPLQSGEQSGTDTDTDSGYGGEVDKIDSNQEQGGVIKEDHSGSPTLSRVIKQEHEQSPRKRPRLETADGDPRFDSNDLPSVGSYPAHPPFCFPFYLIPPTPSAYLPMLEKCWYPGSMPMLYPSLSQSGLLSQESVPQIHSPAMPTMDSSALLQALKQVPTVGADPKD, from the exons ATGGAGAGAATCCCCAGTGCCCAGCCTCCGCCTGCTTGTCTGGAAAGATCTGCCTCCTTGTCTGG GATGGATTTTTCCCACATGTATCCAGTCTTCAAAACCAGGAAAGGTCTGAAGCGATGTGAGGATGGAAAG GAAACTTACAAGCTCCCTCACCGACTTATTGAGAAGAAAAGACGTGACCGGATTAATGAATGTATTTCCCAACTCAAAGACCTCCTGCCGGAGCACCTCAAGCTTACG ACGCTCGGACATCTTGAGAAAGCCGTGGTGCTGGAACTGACCCTTAAACATGTGCAGTCCTTATCAAACCTGATCgagcagcaacagcagcagatCCTAACACTTCAGAAGG gtGGTTCATCCATGGGCAGTAAAGCCTCAGGAGAGGAGATGTTCCGATCAGGGTTCCAGCTCTGTGCAGAAGAAGCTCTGAGATTCCTACAAGGAGGAGAGAAGCGTGAACTTGTAGCTCATCTCCATCGTGTGGCCTCTGATCTCAGCCACAGTCCCTCCAGAGTTACCAAAGTGGATGAAAAACCCAGTCCTAAAGCTCAGGCCACCAACTGCGTCCCTGTGATTCGTCGCGCTGCCCCCCTTCAATCCGGAGAGCAGAGTGGCACCGACACGGACACTGACAGCGGGTACGGAGGAGAAGTGGATAAGATAGATTCCAATCAGGAACAAGGGGGTGTCATTAAAGAAGACCACTCTGGATCCCCGACCCTAAGCAGGGTCATCAAGCAGGAACATGAGCAAAGCCCAAGAAAACGGCCAAGGCTGGAGACTGCTGATGGTGACCCCAGATTCGACAGCAACGACCTTCCTTCAGTGGGGTCTTACCCTGCTCATCCACCGTTTTGTTTCCCCTTTTATTTGATACCCCCTACACCCTCTGCCTATCTGCCCATGCTGGAAAAATGTTGGTACCCTGGATCTATGCCTATGTTATATCCCAGCTTATCTCAGTCTGGACTGCTGAGCCAAGAAAGCGTCCCACAAATTCACTCCCCAGCAATGCCAACCATGGACTCCTCTGCCTTACTACAAGCACTTAAACAGGTACCCACAGTGGGTGCAGATCCCAAGGACTGA